In Bradyrhizobium sp. 200, the sequence AAAGAGATAGTTTTGGCGGTAGCCCGCATGAGCGCAGCGATATGCGGGCTTTGGCAGGATCCCGGATATCGCTGCGCTCATCCGGGCTACGAAAGTGGCACCCATGAGCATCGCCGAAGCCCACGACATGCCGGCCGCACGAACGCCGCTGGTGCCGCCAAGCCCGCCACGGGCCCCCGACGACATGACGGCGTTCGGGCGGATGAAGGCGATCCGCATCAGCCCGATCGGGAGCTGGGGCCAGCGCGCCTATGAGGAAGATATCGTCCAGGGCCGCTTCGTCGGGCGCAACAGTTTCATTCTCAATGCGTCGGATGCGATCCGGCACGTGCTGGTCGACAATTACGAAAACTATACGCGCACGCCGGTCGGCATCCGCGTGCTGCGACCGATCCTCGGCGAAGGTCTGCTGATTTCAGAAGGCCGCGCATGGAAGTACCAGCGCCGGACGCTGGCGCCGGCGTTTACGCCGCGCGCGGTGTCGACGCTCATTCCGCACATGCTGGCGGCAACCGACGAGACTGTCGCCAAGCTCAGGGCCGCGAGCAATGCGCCGGTCGATTTGCGCGAGGCGATGCAGCGGATGGCGCTCGAAATCGCCGGCCGCACGATGTTCTCGTTCGGGATGGATCGGCACGGCGGCGCGTTGCGCGATTTCGTGATGGAGTATGGCGAGCGGCTGGCGCGGCCGCACTTTCTCGATCTGCTGTTGCCGCTCGGCTGGCCGAGCCCGCAGGATTTCGCGCGCGCCCGCTTCCGCAAGCGCTGGACGGCCTTCGTCGGCATGCTGATGGCAGAACGCCGCGCCGCCGGCAAGAACGAGGGCGCGCCTGCGCGCGACCTGTTCGACCTGATGGGTGACGCGCGCGATCCGGAAACCGGCGAGGCCTTCACCGATGCGCAGCTCGGCGATCAGATCGCGACCATGATTCTGGCCGGCCATGAGACGACCGCGACGGCGCTGTTCTGGGCGCTCTATTTGCTGGCGCTCGATCCCGCGATCCAGCAGGAGGTCGCCAAGGAGGTGCAGGACGCGACCATCAACGGCACGCTCGATATCGAGCGGCTGAAATTCACCCGTGCGGTGATCGACGAGACCATGCGGCTCTATCCGCCGGCGTTCCTGATTGCGCGTGCGGCCAGCGGGCCGGATACGATCATGGGGCTTCCGGTCAGGAAGAAGGATGTCGTCCTGATCGCGCCGTGGCTGCTGCATCGGCACGAAAAACTCTGGCGCGATCCGAACGCCTTCATTCCGTCCCGTTTCATGACCGGCACGCCGCCCGATCGCTTTGCCTATCTGCCGTTCGGCGTCGGCGCGCGCGTCTGTATCGGCGCGCATTTCGCGCTGGTCGAGGCAACGCTGGCGCTGGCGAAGATGATCGGCGCGTTTCGGATCGCGCTGGTCGACAAGGAGCCGGTGATGCCGATCGGCGTGGTGACGACGCAGCCTGACCGTTCGCCGAAGTTTTCCATCACGCCCCGGTAGTGCGTTGAGGCGAAAGCCCCTTCCCCCGGATCCGATCCGGATGGATTGCCGCTTCGCGTCAAGAAAATGCGTCAAACAACAAAGAGCACCTTGCGGAGCCGCTTTGGGAGCGTCATCTAGGTTGTCAGCATGAGCGATACCCAGGCCCAGTTCTCAGTTCTGCGGCAGACCGCCGATCCTGCGGTGGTCGACGTCATTTCGCACTTGATTGCAAAGGGCGAGGATCGCGATCTCAACCGGATCAATTTGCTGGATTTTGCCGCGCGACATGGGCTCGACGAGGAAAAAGTCATTTCCGCCTTCCTGCATTCGGCGCGGCTCGGGCTGTTCGATCTCACCTGGAATGTTCTGTGTCCCGGCTGCGGCGGCGTGCTCGGCGCGCACAGCACGCTGAAATCTCTTCGTCACGACGATTACCATTGCGCGCTTTGCGCCCAAGGCTATGAAGCCTCGGTCGACGACCGCGTCGAGGTCGCATTCACGGTCAGCCCTCGCGTCAGGCGCATCGCCGCACACGATCCCAACACGCTGCCGATCTGGGAATATAACCGCCAGATGTTCTGGAGCTCGGGAATGGACCTGAGCGAGGAATCGATCGCGCGGCTGATCGATGAGGTTTCGCTCGAGGCCATCGAGCTGCCGGCGGGCGAGAAGGCGGTGCTGTCGCTGCAATTGCCCAATCAGTTCGTGATCGTGTTCGAGCCGGTGACGCATTCGGCGCATTTTCTGGATATCCAGGGTGAGCCGACCCGCGAGCGCCAGCAATTTTCCATCGTCTTCAACAGACTGCACGCGCCGACCGGCACGACCGTGATGCGTCCGGGTCCGCTGCGTCTGTCGCTCGAGAACCAGACCGATCATCGGGTGCTTCCCGCGGTCTGGATCGCCAACGATACGCTCCATGAGCTGCTCGGCAAGCGCAAGCCGATCCTGACCGCCAAGCGAATGCTCTCGAACCAGACCTTCCGCGACGTCTTCAAGGCGGACAACCTCAATGTCGACCAGCGCCTCAAGATCACCTCGCTGACGTTCCTGTTCACGGACCTGAAGGGCTCCACCGCGCTCTATGAGCGGGTCGGCGATCTCGCCGCCTTCGATCTGGTGCGCGCGCATTTCCATGCGCTGCTCGAAATCATTGCCTCGGAGAAGGGCGCGGTCGTGAAGACGATCGGTGATGCCGTGATGGCGACCTTCATCAGGCCGGAGCATGCGATCGTCGCTGGCTTGCGCATGCGCGCGGCGATGGCCGGGCTCAATGCCGAGCGCGG encodes:
- a CDS encoding cytochrome P450 — protein: MSIAEAHDMPAARTPLVPPSPPRAPDDMTAFGRMKAIRISPIGSWGQRAYEEDIVQGRFVGRNSFILNASDAIRHVLVDNYENYTRTPVGIRVLRPILGEGLLISEGRAWKYQRRTLAPAFTPRAVSTLIPHMLAATDETVAKLRAASNAPVDLREAMQRMALEIAGRTMFSFGMDRHGGALRDFVMEYGERLARPHFLDLLLPLGWPSPQDFARARFRKRWTAFVGMLMAERRAAGKNEGAPARDLFDLMGDARDPETGEAFTDAQLGDQIATMILAGHETTATALFWALYLLALDPAIQQEVAKEVQDATINGTLDIERLKFTRAVIDETMRLYPPAFLIARAASGPDTIMGLPVRKKDVVLIAPWLLHRHEKLWRDPNAFIPSRFMTGTPPDRFAYLPFGVGARVCIGAHFALVEATLALAKMIGAFRIALVDKEPVMPIGVVTTQPDRSPKFSITPR
- a CDS encoding adenylate/guanylate cyclase domain-containing protein, with amino-acid sequence MSDTQAQFSVLRQTADPAVVDVISHLIAKGEDRDLNRINLLDFAARHGLDEEKVISAFLHSARLGLFDLTWNVLCPGCGGVLGAHSTLKSLRHDDYHCALCAQGYEASVDDRVEVAFTVSPRVRRIAAHDPNTLPIWEYNRQMFWSSGMDLSEESIARLIDEVSLEAIELPAGEKAVLSLQLPNQFVIVFEPVTHSAHFLDIQGEPTRERQQFSIVFNRLHAPTGTTVMRPGPLRLSLENQTDHRVLPAVWIANDTLHELLGKRKPILTAKRMLSNQTFRDVFKADNLNVDQRLKITSLTFLFTDLKGSTALYERVGDLAAFDLVRAHFHALLEIIASEKGAVVKTIGDAVMATFIRPEHAIVAGLRMRAAMAGLNAERGREDLIVKIGIHEGPCLAVMLNERQDYFGQTVNIASRVQSLSTSQEIHITGPVIESPAVATILQKEAIRPIQKEAALRGIADKIVVYEIP